A genomic stretch from Oncorhynchus tshawytscha isolate Ot180627B linkage group LG07, Otsh_v2.0, whole genome shotgun sequence includes:
- the LOC112255475 gene encoding transcription factor HES-5-like, whose translation MAPTITSAMIYSKEHLTLTNKIRKPVVEKLRRDRINSSIEQLKSLLGPEILNQQSDSKLEKADILEMTVCLLRRQKQYQPVSSSSCSAPVNQGYSRCVQEIVHFLSTDEVKTPSQRKLLSHLLLDFQSLQPFSDKNRRESDLPQLSSPAQHSISKEKGPVNSALWRPW comes from the exons ATGGCGCCTACAATCACTTCAGCCATGATCTACTCTAAGGAGCACCTGACTCTAACAAACAAG ATTAGAAAGCCAGTCGTGGAGAAGTTACGCAGAGATCGTATCAACAGCAGCATTGAGCAGCTCAAGTCTCTACTGGGTCCAGAGATCCTCAACCAGCAGTCTGACTCCAAGCTGGAGAAAGCAGACATCCTGGAAATGACAGTTTGCTTGCTGAGACGACAGAAACAGTACCAGCCAGTGAGCTCATCCTCATGCTCAGCACCTGTCAATCAGGGTTACTCCAGATGTGTCCAAGAGATTGTACACTTCCTGTCCACAGATGAGGTGAAGACACCATCTCAGAGAAAATTGCTGAGCCACTTGCTGCTGGACTTTCAGAGCCTGCAACCATTCTCTGATAAGAACAGAAGGGAGAGTGACCTGCCTCAGCTGAGCTCCCCAGCCCAGCACAGCATCAGCAAAGAGAAGGGTCCAGTTAACAGCGCCCTCTGGAGGCCCTGGTAG